A window of the Radiobacillus deserti genome harbors these coding sequences:
- a CDS encoding RNA polymerase sigma factor yields MLQMEVDRTFINFEEIYKTYYQKVLRVSCMILKNPSLAEDVAQETFIKAFKKMDMIRDTEKISGWLSTIASRTAIDFLRKEKKISAVPIEEVVCMKLYQSSLFGNVENELDRLFTEDEIKEEMKALSPKLQAVFQLKYMKEMKDEEIAKRLKLSKAAVKSRLCRARKHLKGNLEENEQLAVSVS; encoded by the coding sequence ATGTTACAAATGGAAGTAGACCGTACATTCATCAATTTTGAGGAAATATATAAGACGTATTATCAGAAAGTGTTACGAGTTTCCTGTATGATCTTGAAAAACCCCTCGCTAGCCGAAGATGTTGCCCAGGAAACATTTATTAAAGCGTTTAAAAAAATGGATATGATTCGTGATACCGAAAAAATTTCGGGTTGGTTATCTACAATTGCCTCTCGAACTGCTATTGATTTTTTGCGTAAAGAGAAAAAAATAAGTGCTGTTCCTATTGAGGAAGTGGTGTGTATGAAGCTTTACCAAAGTAGCTTGTTTGGAAATGTTGAAAATGAATTAGACAGGTTATTTACAGAAGATGAGATAAAAGAAGAGATGAAAGCACTGAGTCCAAAACTACAAGCTGTGTTCCAATTAAAATATATGAAAGAAATGAAAGATGAAGAAATAGCGAAACGTTTGAAGCTATCGAAAGCAGCGGTTAAATCAAGGTTATGCAGGGCTAGAAAGCATTTAAAAGGAAATCTGGAAGAGAATGAACAATTAGCTGTAAGTGTTTCTTAG
- a CDS encoding DEAD/DEAH box helicase, with protein MDLTRMKPFIQTGWEREGFSEPTAIQNKTIPLIEQGKDVIGESPTGSGKTLAYLLPILNKLDPSIKNAQAIVLASSQELVMQIQQEITKWVQGTELHSTALIGGANIKRQIEKLKKKPQIVVGTPGRVLELINQKKLKMKDISTVVLDEGDQLLIPEHIPSIEKIISNTDDARQLLIFSATLPTATLEAASQFVQAPNVIKVEEGEVERPSVEHMYFVCEQREKINLLKKLIHHLDIRGLAFFRNISQLDMYAEKLQFNGVEVGVLHRDIKKQQRAQTMKDFRTGKLPLILATDVAARGLDVKGLTHIVQVELPEDALHYAHRAGRVGRLGSESGTVISVVTEEEARILHRFAKNRNFELTRKRLIKGQITDAK; from the coding sequence ATGGACTTAACACGTATGAAACCTTTTATTCAAACTGGCTGGGAAAGAGAAGGCTTTTCTGAACCGACAGCTATTCAAAATAAGACGATCCCATTAATAGAACAAGGCAAAGATGTCATTGGAGAATCTCCAACAGGAAGCGGAAAAACATTAGCGTATTTGTTACCTATACTAAATAAACTCGATCCAAGTATAAAAAATGCTCAAGCGATCGTGTTAGCGTCATCACAAGAATTAGTCATGCAAATTCAACAGGAAATCACAAAGTGGGTGCAAGGAACGGAATTACATAGCACGGCATTAATAGGTGGAGCTAATATTAAACGGCAAATTGAGAAGCTAAAAAAGAAGCCACAAATTGTAGTAGGTACTCCTGGCCGTGTACTAGAGTTAATCAATCAAAAGAAATTAAAAATGAAGGATATTAGTACAGTTGTGTTAGATGAAGGGGATCAGCTTCTTATACCTGAACACATCCCGTCTATTGAGAAAATTATTAGTAACACAGATGATGCACGTCAACTACTTATTTTCTCTGCTACACTTCCAACTGCAACGTTGGAAGCTGCTAGTCAATTCGTTCAAGCTCCTAACGTGATAAAAGTGGAAGAGGGGGAAGTAGAGCGGCCATCTGTGGAACATATGTATTTTGTTTGTGAACAGCGAGAGAAAATAAATCTGTTAAAAAAATTAATTCACCATTTAGATATCAGGGGATTAGCTTTTTTTCGAAACATTTCCCAGCTTGATATGTATGCGGAGAAATTACAATTTAACGGAGTAGAAGTAGGCGTTCTACATCGCGATATAAAAAAACAGCAACGCGCGCAAACGATGAAAGACTTTCGTACAGGAAAGCTGCCCCTTATACTAGCTACAGATGTTGCAGCTAGGGGATTAGATGTGAAGGGATTGACCCACATTGTACAAGTGGAGCTTCCAGAAGATGCTTTACATTACGCGCATCGTGCGGGGAGAGTAGGAAGATTGGGCTCTGAGTCAGGTACTGTCATTTCCGTTGTTACAGAAGAAGAGGCGCGTATCTTACATCGATTTGCAAAGAATCGCAATTTCGAATTAACAAGAAAAAGGCTGATAAAAGGTCAAATAACCGATGCAAAATAA
- a CDS encoding YjcZ family sporulation protein, which translates to MRRLPAYRYVYDPYGYRHVQYRDKDNRYLNETMGFRSSFVIIMVLFVLLVIVGAVTLPKDRR; encoded by the coding sequence TTGAGAAGGTTGCCAGCCTATCGCTATGTGTACGATCCGTATGGTTACCGACATGTTCAGTATAGGGATAAAGATAACCGTTATTTGAATGAAACGATGGGATTCAGATCATCTTTTGTTATTATCATGGTGTTATTTGTGTTACTGGTAATAGTTGGTGCAGTCACCTTGCCTAAAGATAGACGATAA
- a CDS encoding YjcZ family sporulation protein: MSGGFFGNNNSFILLVVLFVLLVIVGNNYPTGGGYYS, translated from the coding sequence ATGAGTGGAGGATTTTTTGGAAACAACAATAGCTTTATTTTGTTAGTTGTTTTATTCGTATTACTTGTCATTGTCGGAAATAACTATCCGACTGGAGGAGGCTACTATAGCTAG
- a CDS encoding aspartyl-phosphate phosphatase Spo0E family protein: MKYRSQSPVLTYPDVSYSSMLCLEDGQQLEKAIEELRNKMYKYISKGASKKEILQISQQLDEKLNELDELKRKGKGKA; encoded by the coding sequence TTGAAATATCGTTCCCAATCCCCTGTATTGACATACCCTGACGTTTCGTATTCTTCCATGCTTTGTTTAGAAGATGGACAACAATTAGAAAAGGCTATTGAAGAACTCCGTAATAAGATGTACAAGTATATTTCCAAAGGTGCCAGTAAAAAAGAAATCCTTCAAATATCCCAGCAATTAGATGAAAAATTGAATGAACTTGATGAGTTAAAAAGAAAAGGGAAAGGGAAAGCCTAG
- a CDS encoding amino acid ABC transporter permease produces MPKRPASDVSTPFWRDNRVIPIIFQILFVIVVVSVIGYFINNALIALDQLGIPLGFEFLTNTASFNIGESLIEYQATDTYLRAVLVGLLNTVRVSLIGIIFATIIGFIVGIARLSSNWLVQKLASIYIEIFRNTPLLVQIFIWYFAVFLALPQVKEAIHLGPFHISNRGITMPWFVANDASRSWLITILIAIVLSIVLWKVVLKSQVMSGKRKFPSLWAIGGLLVPILLLFLVTHQGPANLEYPAMGNFGYTGGYNLSANFLAIFLGLTIYTATYIAEIVRGGILSVSKGQLEASNALGLKQSTTMRLVVLPQAIRIIIPPLTSQYLNLTKNSSLAIAAGFPDLVAVAETINNQTGRAIQSVVIMIIVYLVLSILTSIFMNIFNKKTQIVER; encoded by the coding sequence TTGCCAAAACGTCCAGCATCCGATGTCTCTACACCTTTTTGGAGAGATAATCGGGTTATTCCTATTATTTTTCAGATTCTATTCGTAATCGTAGTTGTATCGGTCATTGGTTATTTTATAAATAATGCTCTCATCGCCCTCGATCAACTTGGCATTCCGCTTGGATTTGAATTTTTAACCAATACAGCTTCGTTTAATATCGGGGAATCATTAATCGAGTATCAAGCTACAGACACTTATTTACGCGCTGTTTTAGTAGGCTTATTGAATACTGTTAGAGTTTCTTTAATTGGAATTATTTTCGCAACCATTATAGGGTTTATTGTCGGGATTGCACGTCTCTCAAGCAACTGGCTCGTACAAAAGCTAGCTAGTATTTACATCGAGATTTTCCGAAACACCCCACTACTCGTTCAAATTTTCATCTGGTACTTTGCTGTTTTCTTAGCTCTTCCTCAGGTAAAAGAAGCCATACATCTTGGTCCCTTCCACATCAGCAATCGAGGAATAACCATGCCTTGGTTCGTAGCCAATGATGCTAGTAGGTCATGGTTGATTACCATTCTCATAGCAATCGTACTTTCCATCGTTTTATGGAAAGTAGTATTAAAGTCTCAAGTCATGAGTGGAAAAAGAAAGTTTCCATCGTTATGGGCAATTGGTGGCTTGCTTGTTCCAATTCTATTACTATTCCTTGTCACACATCAAGGTCCAGCAAATCTTGAATATCCTGCTATGGGTAATTTTGGTTATACAGGTGGATACAATTTATCTGCTAATTTTTTGGCGATTTTCTTAGGACTTACCATTTATACAGCGACCTACATCGCAGAAATCGTTCGTGGGGGAATCTTATCTGTGTCTAAAGGCCAGTTAGAAGCATCCAATGCATTGGGATTAAAACAATCCACAACCATGAGATTAGTTGTATTACCTCAAGCCATTCGAATCATTATCCCTCCCCTCACCAGTCAGTACTTAAATTTAACGAAAAACTCTAGCTTGGCAATTGCTGCAGGCTTCCCAGATCTCGTTGCAGTAGCAGAAACGATCAACAATCAGACCGGAAGAGCCATTCAGTCCGTTGTCATTATGATTATCGTATATTTAGTGCTTAGCATTCTAACTTCCATCTTTATGAACATTTTTAATAAGAAAACTCAGATTGTAGAGAGGTGA
- a CDS encoding ATP-dependent DNA helicase: protein MSNGLPFTISKTENFFDRLGDFVGDVFYDILPEQGFELRDEQIYMAFQLEKAFKQKSIIFAEAGVGTGKTLVYLLYAICYARYKRKPAIISCADETLIEQLVKEGGDIEKLEKALGISVDVRLAKAREQYVCYRKLDALVNQTDDSDILAVHDQIPEFVFEQGTSMNAFERYGDRKEYPWVSDQKWESIAWDPLQQCSTCEWRHRSGQTLNREYYRHSSDLIICSHDFYMEHVWTKDSRKREGQMPLLPEASCVIFDEGHLLEFSAQKGLTYRFHAGTLQKVLTTYMSQDVREASLYLVEDILAIHDDWFDWLQDESVSVEGSNRRDVPRSTKMLSFVKELDGKVNQLLEQLVFDSELFTIDPYHIRIIEEYLEFFSYGLSVLIKEEQGIFWLEEEDTDLTFVIMPRLVEDILKKEVFSQSIPFVFSSATLSQAGSFDFMANSLGIEQYDSFQVSSPFDYDENMKVIGYTYSNEDVKWKEMEQSLVEMNGSTLILFSSGEEMNRFRKWADKTNWSFPILYEGDEEISNIVRKFQTDIPAVLCSYHLWEGLDIPGESLKQVLIASLPFPPHDPVFQAKRNHAKDSFLEVDLPYMLLRLRQGVGRLIRSQTDSGVVRIWVSPEQLEDANKQLTAILPVEIAWS, encoded by the coding sequence ATGTCTAACGGTCTTCCATTTACGATATCTAAGACTGAAAATTTTTTCGATCGTTTAGGGGATTTTGTCGGGGATGTGTTTTATGACATCTTACCTGAACAGGGTTTTGAATTAAGGGATGAACAAATTTATATGGCTTTTCAGTTAGAGAAGGCTTTTAAACAAAAAAGCATTATCTTTGCAGAAGCTGGTGTAGGAACTGGTAAGACACTTGTCTATCTTCTTTATGCAATTTGCTACGCACGATATAAAAGAAAGCCAGCCATTATTTCTTGTGCGGATGAAACCTTAATTGAGCAACTGGTAAAAGAAGGTGGAGACATTGAAAAGTTGGAGAAAGCACTTGGCATTTCCGTTGATGTTCGTTTAGCAAAAGCAAGAGAGCAATATGTATGCTATCGTAAGCTAGATGCTTTAGTAAATCAAACGGATGATTCGGATATTTTGGCTGTTCACGATCAAATTCCCGAATTTGTCTTTGAACAAGGGACATCCATGAATGCCTTTGAGCGATATGGCGATCGCAAGGAATATCCTTGGGTATCTGATCAGAAATGGGAATCGATTGCTTGGGACCCTCTCCAACAATGCTCAACCTGTGAATGGCGTCACCGAAGTGGACAGACGTTAAACCGCGAATATTATCGACATTCCAGTGATTTAATTATCTGTTCGCATGATTTTTATATGGAGCATGTATGGACAAAGGATTCGAGAAAGCGTGAAGGGCAAATGCCACTTTTACCAGAAGCTAGCTGTGTCATATTTGATGAGGGGCACTTGCTAGAGTTTTCTGCTCAAAAAGGACTGACTTATCGTTTTCATGCTGGAACACTTCAAAAAGTGTTAACAACCTACATGAGCCAAGATGTAAGAGAAGCATCTCTTTATTTGGTAGAAGACATCTTAGCTATTCATGACGACTGGTTTGATTGGTTACAAGATGAATCCGTGTCTGTGGAAGGTTCAAACCGGCGGGATGTACCAAGAAGTACTAAAATGCTTTCCTTTGTGAAGGAGTTAGATGGAAAGGTAAATCAGTTACTAGAGCAATTAGTTTTTGACTCAGAATTATTCACCATCGATCCGTATCATATAAGAATTATTGAAGAGTATCTCGAATTTTTCTCTTATGGTTTGTCTGTATTAATAAAGGAAGAACAAGGAATATTTTGGTTAGAGGAAGAAGATACGGATCTTACTTTTGTAATTATGCCGCGGCTTGTAGAAGATATTTTGAAAAAAGAAGTATTTTCTCAATCCATTCCATTCGTATTTTCTTCCGCAACCTTATCTCAAGCAGGTAGCTTTGATTTTATGGCAAACAGTCTTGGAATTGAACAATATGATTCCTTTCAAGTAAGTTCCCCTTTTGATTATGATGAGAATATGAAAGTTATTGGATATACGTACTCAAATGAAGATGTTAAATGGAAGGAAATGGAACAATCTTTAGTAGAAATGAACGGGAGTACGCTCATATTATTTTCTTCCGGAGAAGAAATGAATCGCTTTAGAAAGTGGGCTGACAAAACGAATTGGTCATTTCCGATTTTATATGAAGGGGACGAAGAAATAAGCAATATTGTTCGAAAGTTCCAAACAGATATCCCGGCTGTATTATGCTCTTATCATTTGTGGGAAGGCTTGGACATTCCTGGGGAATCATTAAAACAAGTACTTATAGCTTCCCTACCGTTTCCGCCGCACGATCCAGTTTTCCAAGCAAAACGTAACCATGCTAAGGATTCTTTCTTGGAAGTCGATCTTCCTTATATGCTCTTACGACTTAGACAAGGTGTGGGGCGGCTCATTCGAAGTCAAACAGACTCTGGTGTTGTGAGGATATGGGTTTCTCCAGAACAATTAGAAGATGCTAACAAACAATTAACAGCCATATTACCTGTGGAAATTGCATGGTCATAA
- a CDS encoding alpha/beta fold hydrolase: MAGPKSSEPIFVLQGGNCVNPITLSWFHTLAQTYRIYAPDTVGHPGFSEEKRISAVDNSFALWIEDLLQHYQIEKARFVGPSYGAGIILRLATYTPEKIISAALVAPAGIRLGSKRDMIKKILIPMFRYRWFSSSKALENLTDHMSKGTMKQINRQIIGDIFKYVKLEQEMPKLTERSELVNYTSPTVVITGTEDVFFPDLIVKPAATEIISNLQNSTYEMGHFPSEENLQKINEELRTFFANN, from the coding sequence TTGGCTGGCCCGAAAAGTAGTGAACCTATTTTTGTTTTACAGGGTGGAAATTGCGTTAACCCAATCACATTATCTTGGTTTCATACACTTGCACAAACTTATCGAATTTATGCACCAGATACGGTGGGACATCCTGGCTTTAGTGAAGAGAAACGAATATCAGCAGTAGATAATAGCTTTGCATTATGGATTGAAGATCTTTTGCAACATTATCAGATTGAAAAAGCCCGATTTGTCGGACCATCTTATGGCGCAGGGATCATCCTTCGTCTGGCAACTTATACGCCTGAAAAAATAATAAGTGCTGCCCTTGTGGCACCTGCTGGAATTAGACTAGGATCTAAAAGGGATATGATTAAAAAAATCCTGATCCCAATGTTTCGTTATAGATGGTTTTCCTCATCCAAAGCATTGGAGAATTTGACCGATCATATGTCTAAAGGAACTATGAAACAAATAAATAGGCAAATAATTGGTGATATATTTAAATATGTTAAATTGGAGCAGGAAATGCCGAAGCTAACTGAAAGGAGTGAGCTGGTAAACTACACTTCCCCGACTGTAGTTATAACTGGAACAGAGGATGTCTTCTTCCCGGACTTAATAGTGAAGCCAGCCGCAACAGAAATTATATCTAATCTGCAGAATAGTACATATGAAATGGGACATTTCCCTTCAGAAGAAAATCTTCAAAAAATCAATGAAGAGTTGAGGACTTTTTTTGCAAATAATTAA
- a CDS encoding amino acid ABC transporter ATP-binding protein: MEQTETKVHVEPTNEDIIVCSQINKWFGSHHVLKDVNLTVKKGEVLVILGPSGSGKSTFIRTINGLENIQEGQITIDGISLSHDIKDIEAIRKETGMVFQQFNLFPHMTILKNITLAPIWVRKKPKAEAEKNAYELLERVGIPEQANKYPGQLSGGQQQRVAIARALAMQPEIMLFDEPTSALDPEMIKEVLDVMKELARSGMTMLCVTHEMGFAREVADRIVLFDDGEIIETGTPEELFDHPKHERTKLFLSQIL; this comes from the coding sequence ATGGAACAAACAGAAACGAAAGTTCATGTAGAACCTACAAATGAGGACATTATTGTTTGTAGCCAAATTAACAAATGGTTCGGTTCCCATCACGTCTTAAAGGACGTAAATTTAACCGTAAAAAAAGGAGAAGTGTTAGTCATCTTAGGTCCATCTGGCTCTGGAAAATCAACCTTTATTCGAACCATTAATGGACTTGAAAATATTCAAGAGGGGCAAATTACCATTGATGGAATAAGTCTATCCCACGATATCAAAGATATTGAGGCCATTCGAAAGGAAACGGGAATGGTATTTCAACAATTCAACCTCTTTCCTCATATGACCATCTTAAAAAATATTACACTAGCCCCAATCTGGGTAAGAAAAAAACCAAAAGCTGAAGCTGAAAAAAATGCATATGAGTTGTTAGAACGAGTGGGAATTCCTGAACAAGCGAACAAATATCCAGGGCAGTTATCCGGAGGGCAACAACAGCGTGTTGCCATTGCACGCGCACTTGCCATGCAGCCAGAAATTATGCTGTTTGATGAACCAACCTCTGCTTTAGATCCAGAGATGATTAAAGAAGTATTAGATGTTATGAAGGAACTTGCTAGGTCAGGTATGACTATGCTATGTGTAACCCATGAAATGGGGTTTGCGAGAGAAGTCGCCGATAGAATTGTCCTGTTCGATGATGGCGAAATTATTGAAACAGGCACTCCAGAGGAATTATTTGATCATCCGAAGCATGAACGAACGAAGTTATTTTTATCGCAAATTTTGTAG
- a CDS encoding YjcZ family sporulation protein, translating into MSAGVYENDSFILLVVLFVLLVIVGYSYGY; encoded by the coding sequence ATGAGCGCAGGTGTTTATGAGAACGATAGCTTCATTCTTTTAGTAGTACTTTTCGTGCTTCTTGTAATTGTAGGTTATAGCTACGGTTATTAA
- a CDS encoding amino acid ABC transporter permease: MHSKIETNTEITTSEPPKSTIGVLGWMKQNLFNNWYNSILTVLSVLVLYYVLNGTLTWVFTDAQWSIISDNFRLFMVGQFPVEHMWRIWIGLVFLSFQFGLSAGIWKGTNLHLSAVLIAIYLIHILVDFTSSHAKMWLGINIVMVLVGFLIGPMLPKKKSIAVTGWAIAFPLTIFLVGGFGVLPSVATNLWGGLLLTILISVVAIVFAFPIGILLALGRSSKLPIIKYFCILFIEVVRGIPLITVLFMAQLLLPLFLPPGTEINNVLRVMIACTLFTSAYMAENVRGGLQSIPKGQFEAAKAMGLNPVQTMTFIIMPQALRAVIPAIVGQSISMFKDTSLVAIVGLTDILGIAQTVKSNPDYLGRIMEAYLFVAVTYWIIAYSMSYASRRLEKNLGVGER; encoded by the coding sequence ATGCATTCTAAAATAGAAACCAATACGGAGATTACAACCAGTGAACCGCCTAAATCTACGATCGGTGTTTTGGGATGGATGAAACAAAATCTTTTTAATAACTGGTACAATTCTATCTTAACCGTTTTATCCGTATTGGTACTTTATTATGTTTTAAATGGGACTTTGACTTGGGTTTTCACAGATGCACAATGGTCCATCATATCGGATAACTTTCGATTATTTATGGTTGGACAATTTCCAGTCGAGCATATGTGGCGGATATGGATTGGATTAGTATTTCTATCCTTCCAATTTGGGTTATCTGCAGGGATATGGAAAGGAACAAACTTACACCTTTCTGCAGTACTAATTGCTATTTATTTGATTCACATACTAGTAGACTTCACATCTAGTCATGCCAAAATGTGGTTAGGCATCAATATAGTAATGGTCCTCGTAGGTTTCCTTATTGGTCCAATGCTCCCAAAGAAAAAAAGCATCGCAGTTACTGGTTGGGCAATTGCGTTCCCACTAACTATTTTTCTAGTAGGTGGATTCGGGGTACTCCCTTCCGTTGCCACGAACCTTTGGGGAGGATTACTACTCACTATATTGATTTCCGTTGTTGCCATTGTTTTTGCATTTCCGATTGGTATCTTGCTTGCACTAGGTCGTTCTAGTAAGCTGCCTATCATTAAGTATTTTTGTATCCTCTTTATTGAAGTAGTACGAGGAATCCCATTAATTACTGTTTTATTTATGGCCCAACTCCTACTCCCGTTATTTTTGCCACCTGGTACGGAGATAAATAACGTACTTCGTGTCATGATTGCTTGTACGTTATTCACTTCCGCTTATATGGCGGAGAATGTAAGAGGTGGATTACAATCAATCCCAAAAGGACAATTTGAAGCTGCAAAAGCGATGGGACTTAATCCTGTCCAAACGATGACGTTCATTATTATGCCACAAGCACTACGAGCTGTTATTCCCGCCATCGTTGGTCAGAGTATATCGATGTTTAAGGATACATCTCTTGTAGCCATTGTAGGTTTAACAGACATTCTCGGAATAGCACAGACTGTAAAATCTAATCCCGATTATTTAGGAAGAATTATGGAGGCTTATTTGTTCGTTGCCGTTACTTATTGGATTATTGCCTACTCGATGTCATATGCGAGCAGGCGTCTTGAAAAAAATCTAGGTGTTGGAGAGCGATGA
- a CDS encoding thermonuclease family protein: MKKDCYFQLSYLYSNLDTKQLLEGKTVQIEFDGPLRDYYDRLLAYIWVDNQLFNEMLLREGLARYAYEFDPPYRYSDRLLDAEQGAKDEQKAIWSIDGYVSKNGFQTSVSPSNQKETDNDWKTSKHNN, translated from the coding sequence ATCAAAAAAGATTGTTATTTCCAACTTAGTTACCTATACTCTAATTTAGATACAAAACAATTATTAGAAGGAAAAACCGTACAAATTGAATTCGATGGTCCACTTCGTGATTATTATGATCGGCTGCTCGCTTACATTTGGGTGGATAATCAATTATTTAATGAAATGCTATTGCGAGAAGGTCTGGCCCGCTACGCTTATGAATTTGACCCACCTTATCGATATTCCGATAGGTTACTAGATGCAGAACAGGGAGCAAAAGATGAGCAAAAAGCAATATGGAGTATAGATGGCTATGTATCTAAGAACGGATTTCAAACATCTGTATCGCCCTCTAATCAAAAAGAAACTGACAATGATTGGAAGACTTCGAAACACAACAACTAG
- a CDS encoding lactonase family protein: MGEKIKGYIGTYTKRKSEGIYSFELDVNAGNIHNIKLETELDRPTYVTLSKDKSYLLSVMKQDGYGGVAVFRTSNNGFLPISSTTYSEISSCHVSIDNSNDYVVVSNYHEGAVELYKLDQETEKINFVDVKRHEGAGPNKERQEGPHVHFADFTPDQRFIVVVDLGIDQIITYKIHNDTLQQVTALDLDPGSGPRHLVFHPNENLAYVVTELSSEVLTLQFNPENGEFVQVQRVPTIPKEFSDNNQCSAIRISEDGKFVYAANRGHDSIVVYRVNEKDGTLEFVEWVSTGGEWPRDFNLDPTGQYLVAANQETDSIVLFSRDKHTGKLSLKQGPIAAPEPICVMF; encoded by the coding sequence ATGGGCGAAAAAATAAAAGGATACATAGGGACTTATACAAAACGAAAAAGTGAAGGAATCTATTCATTTGAGTTGGATGTAAACGCTGGTAACATTCATAATATAAAACTTGAAACAGAATTAGACAGACCGACGTATGTTACTTTAAGCAAAGACAAATCCTACTTATTATCGGTCATGAAGCAAGACGGTTATGGTGGGGTGGCAGTCTTTCGAACTTCTAATAATGGTTTTCTACCTATTAGCTCCACGACCTATTCAGAAATCTCAAGCTGTCATGTGAGTATCGACAATTCAAATGATTATGTAGTGGTCTCTAATTATCATGAAGGAGCGGTTGAGCTATACAAACTGGATCAGGAAACTGAGAAAATTAATTTCGTTGATGTTAAACGTCATGAGGGGGCAGGACCTAATAAAGAACGGCAAGAAGGTCCACATGTTCATTTTGCAGATTTTACACCAGATCAACGCTTCATAGTTGTAGTGGATCTCGGAATAGATCAAATAATTACATACAAAATACATAACGATACATTACAGCAAGTGACGGCTTTAGATCTTGACCCTGGAAGTGGACCACGTCATCTTGTGTTTCACCCGAATGAAAATTTAGCATATGTCGTAACGGAGCTAAGTTCTGAGGTTCTAACTTTACAGTTTAATCCCGAGAATGGAGAATTTGTGCAAGTTCAACGTGTACCAACAATTCCAAAAGAATTTAGCGATAACAATCAATGTAGTGCAATCCGTATATCTGAAGATGGAAAATTTGTGTATGCTGCGAATAGGGGACATGACAGTATCGTAGTGTACCGAGTGAATGAGAAGGATGGAACGCTAGAGTTTGTGGAATGGGTATCGACAGGAGGGGAATGGCCAAGAGATTTCAACCTTGATCCAACAGGACAATATCTTGTCGCTGCCAATCAAGAAACAGATTCTATAGTCTTATTCTCTCGTGATAAACATACTGGAAAGCTAAGTTTAAAACAGGGGCCAATTGCTGCTCCAGAACCAATATGTGTGATGTTCTAA
- a CDS encoding YjcZ family sporulation protein, with product MGHYVGGFNNGFILLVIIFVLLVIVGNSYPIGGEY from the coding sequence ATGGGACACTATGTAGGTGGATTTAACAATGGGTTTATCTTGCTAGTAATCATTTTTGTTCTGTTAGTTATCGTTGGAAACAGCTATCCAATCGGTGGAGAATACTAA